One stretch of Streptomyces sp. MMBL 11-1 DNA includes these proteins:
- a CDS encoding MerR family transcriptional regulator produces MPTIKYYLREGLLPAGELTSPNQARYGPGHERRLRLIRALLDVGGLSLAGIGEVLEAIDDPEQPVHKVLGIAADGVTPTGEEESGPELEDAREEVAELLLRRGWQVDEESCAAESLAGVLSALRRAGHGGYIDLLDVYADAAEPVARADLDYVQRRVAREDLVESVVVGTVLGEAMFGALRRLAHIDASFRRFESPESLSGQADPEGSEVAEEGEPREGGARGAGAGGAEGGPPGA; encoded by the coding sequence GTGCCGACGATCAAGTACTACCTGCGGGAGGGGCTCCTGCCCGCAGGGGAGCTGACCAGCCCGAACCAGGCGCGCTACGGCCCCGGGCACGAGCGCCGACTGCGCCTGATCCGGGCGCTGCTGGACGTCGGCGGCCTTTCGCTCGCCGGCATCGGCGAGGTCCTGGAGGCCATCGACGACCCCGAACAGCCGGTGCACAAGGTGCTCGGCATCGCGGCGGACGGCGTCACGCCGACCGGCGAGGAGGAGTCGGGGCCCGAGCTGGAGGACGCGCGGGAGGAGGTGGCCGAACTGCTGCTGCGGCGGGGCTGGCAGGTCGACGAAGAGAGCTGCGCCGCCGAATCGCTGGCGGGAGTGCTGTCCGCGCTGCGCAGGGCGGGGCACGGCGGATACATCGACCTGCTGGACGTCTACGCGGATGCCGCCGAGCCGGTCGCCCGCGCCGACCTCGACTACGTACAGCGGCGGGTGGCCCGCGAGGACCTGGTCGAGAGCGTCGTCGTGGGCACCGTCCTCGGGGAGGCGATGTTCGGCGCGCTGCGGCGGCTGGCGCACATCGACGCGTCCTTCAGGCGCTTCGAGTCCCCGGAGAGCCTCTCGGGGCAGGCCGACCCGGAGGGCTCCGAGGTGGCGGAAGAGGGCGAGCCTCGCGAAGGCGGGGCGCGGGGTGCCGGTGCCGGGGGTGCGGAGGGGGGCCCTCCGGGCGCCTGA
- a CDS encoding 5'-3' exonuclease, whose product MLLDTASLYFRAYFGVPDSVRAPDGTPVNAVRGLLDFIGRLVQDHRPDDLVACWDNDWRPQWRVDLIPTYKAHRVAEETPAGQTDEEEIPDTLSPQVPIIEDVLAALGIARVGVTPYEADDVIGTLAGRATGPVDIVTGDRDLYQLVDDARQVRVLYPLKGVGTLQLTDEAWLREKYGVDGAGYVDLALLRGDPSDGLPGVPGIGEKTAAKLLDAYGDLDGIMAAVDDPKAKLTPSQRKRLDESRAYVAVAPKVVRVAGDVPLPDFDPSLPREPRDPAALEALAEQWGLGGALQRLLTVLQH is encoded by the coding sequence ATGCTCCTCGACACCGCCTCCCTCTACTTCCGCGCCTACTTCGGGGTGCCCGATTCGGTGCGCGCGCCGGACGGTACGCCCGTGAACGCCGTGCGCGGCCTCCTCGACTTCATCGGCCGCCTGGTGCAGGACCACCGGCCGGACGATCTGGTCGCCTGCTGGGACAACGACTGGCGTCCGCAGTGGCGGGTCGACCTGATCCCGACGTACAAGGCGCACCGGGTCGCCGAGGAGACGCCCGCCGGGCAGACGGACGAGGAGGAGATCCCCGACACGCTGTCCCCGCAGGTCCCGATCATCGAGGACGTGCTGGCGGCCCTCGGGATCGCCCGGGTCGGCGTCACGCCGTACGAGGCGGACGACGTCATCGGCACCCTCGCGGGGCGGGCGACCGGGCCGGTGGACATCGTCACCGGCGACCGCGATCTGTATCAGCTGGTCGACGACGCCCGTCAGGTGCGCGTGCTCTACCCGCTCAAGGGCGTCGGCACCCTTCAGCTGACCGACGAGGCGTGGCTGCGCGAGAAGTACGGTGTGGACGGCGCGGGCTACGTCGATCTGGCACTGCTGCGCGGCGACCCGAGCGACGGGCTCCCGGGTGTTCCCGGCATCGGCGAGAAGACGGCGGCGAAGCTGCTGGACGCGTACGGCGATCTCGACGGGATCATGGCGGCGGTGGACGACCCGAAGGCGAAGCTGACGCCCTCGCAGCGCAAGCGGCTGGACGAGTCGCGCGCCTATGTGGCCGTCGCGCCGAAGGTGGTCCGGGTGGCAGGGGACGTCCCCCTGCCCGACTTCGATCCGTCACTGCCGCGCGAGCCACGCGACCCGGCCGCCCTGGAGGCGCTGGCGGAGCAGTGGGGGCTGGGCGGCGCGCTTCAGCGGCTCCTGACCGTCCTTCAGCACTGA
- a CDS encoding siderophore-interacting protein, producing the protein MAERPARQGPTAQGAQVVRTEQITPHMVRVVLGGEGLADFTLSGFTDHYIKLCFAPEGADYAHPFDMAAIRERYPRELWPTTRTYTVRSWDPVAREMAVDFVVHGDAGLAGPWAQRARVGEQVTFLGPGGGYAPEASADWHLLAGDESALPAIAAALEQMPSGALVHAFVEVSDASEEQKIVTPDGVTVTWLHRGDRPVGELLTAAVKGLDFPEGEIQAFVHGEAGFVKEIRRYLRVERQIPLPRLSISGYWRLGKDDDAWRAVKREWNEQVEREQESGTTAA; encoded by the coding sequence GTGGCAGAGCGGCCGGCCCGGCAGGGACCCACGGCTCAGGGCGCGCAGGTCGTGCGCACCGAGCAGATCACCCCGCACATGGTCCGGGTGGTCCTCGGCGGCGAAGGGCTCGCGGACTTCACCCTCTCCGGCTTCACCGACCACTACATCAAGCTGTGCTTCGCGCCCGAGGGCGCGGACTACGCGCACCCGTTCGACATGGCCGCGATCCGGGAGCGGTACCCGCGCGAGCTGTGGCCCACCACCCGTACGTACACGGTGCGCTCCTGGGACCCGGTCGCCCGGGAGATGGCCGTCGACTTCGTCGTGCACGGTGACGCGGGCCTCGCGGGACCGTGGGCGCAGCGGGCCCGGGTGGGCGAGCAGGTGACCTTCCTCGGCCCCGGCGGCGGTTACGCTCCCGAGGCGTCGGCGGACTGGCACCTGCTGGCCGGCGACGAGAGCGCGCTGCCGGCGATCGCGGCGGCGCTGGAGCAGATGCCGTCGGGTGCGCTCGTGCACGCCTTCGTCGAGGTGTCGGACGCCTCGGAGGAGCAGAAGATCGTGACGCCCGACGGGGTGACGGTGACCTGGCTGCACCGCGGCGACCGGCCCGTCGGCGAGCTGCTGACCGCCGCCGTGAAGGGGCTGGACTTCCCGGAGGGCGAGATCCAGGCCTTCGTGCACGGGGAGGCGGGCTTCGTGAAGGAGATCCGCCGGTATCTGCGCGTGGAGCGGCAGATCCCGCTGCCGCGGCTGTCGATCTCGGGTTACTGGCGTCTCGGCAAGGACGACGACGCCTGGCGCGCCGTCAAGCGCGAGTGGAACGAGCAGGTGGAGCGCGAGCAGGAGAGCGGCACGACCGCCGCCTAG